In one Rhinopithecus roxellana isolate Shanxi Qingling chromosome 1, ASM756505v1, whole genome shotgun sequence genomic region, the following are encoded:
- the LOC104657958 gene encoding 60S ribosomal protein L36a: MVNVPKTRRTFCKKCGKHQPHKVTQYKKGKDSLYAQGKRRYDRKQSGYGGQTKPIFRKKAKTTKKIVLRLECVEPNCRSKRMLAIKRCKHFELGGDKKRKGQVIQF, from the coding sequence ATGGTTAACGTCCCTAAAACCCGCCGGACTTTCTGTAAGAAGTGTGGCAAGCACCAACCCCACAAAGTGACACAGTACAAGAAGGGCAAGGATTCTCTGTATGCCCAGGGAAAGCGGCGCTATGACAGGAAGCAGAGTGGCTATGGTGGGCAAACTAAGCCGATTTTCCGGAAAAAggctaaaactacaaagaagattgTGCTAAGGCTTGAGTGCGTTGAGCCCAACTGCAGATCTAAGAGAATGCTGGCTATTAAAAGATGCAAGCATTTTGAACTGGGAGGAGATAAGAAGAGAAAGGGCCAAGTGATCCAGTTCTAA